The following DNA comes from Hordeum vulgare subsp. vulgare chromosome 3H, MorexV3_pseudomolecules_assembly, whole genome shotgun sequence.
CTATGTGCGCGTCAATGGAGAGCTTTGTCCAAGATAGCAGCGTTGGGGTTAAAGTTAATGATGTCATCGatcattattttcaaacttggaaAGGGATTGCGACGCGGGGAATTGTTGTTTTCTGACTAGGAGAAAACAAATCTCTTTCCTTCTTCCCCATTTCCTAACCTTTCATCACAAATTTATCCAGAATCTGCTATCGCCTAGTAGTATAACAAACTTTTCTGAAAACTGACTAGCAAAGGTTCATCCCAAATTGAGTATTAGAAATGAATTATCAAACATTTGATTCCTTACTGACAAAGAATCTTTTGGTACACTTGAAAGGAATTATCACCCTAAGTTGTTAACATGTCATAGCACGTGAATAATTTCTGTCGTCCAATTTTGACAACCTTGTTGCTCTATTTCCTTCCTACCTGGTTTGCCTTTGAAATATCAATCACTTCATTTGAAATTACTACCACTGTAAAATAATATAATACTTCctttgtcccaaaataagtgacgcaaatttagtactaagttagtataaattttgtactaaagcagctacacttattttgagacggagggagtatgttttagATCATTGTTTTAGATCTCAATTATCTAAAATGTCTTACATTAGTTTACAAAGGTAGCACAAGATAAAGACTattatcatatactccctccgtaaaaaatataagagcgtttatatCACTAAAGGGTGCATTAAAGAAATATACTTTAAAACAATTGCTCAAAGTTTCCTTCAAAGTATCAACTTTGATGTTGCAAGGTTTTAAAGTGAAAGCTGCTAAGACATGCTTCATGTTGACAACAACATATTCTGGGCTCATCGTTCACGCTCCCTTGCCACATAAAGAAACTAGTGCTAGACGCTAAAAAGTGTAACGCCAAGAAGTTGAAATCCTGAGTAGGTTAGTGTCAGGAAATAACTATTCTAAGAGAGCTTGGCACAAACATACATTAACCATCAACAAGATCTGGAATCAAAATCAACAATAATCATTCCTCTAAGAAAAGAACTACCTAAACGGTAATCAAACTTCATGGGCTGCATGATCTTTCACAAAGTGTTCCTTGTTCTGCTCTGAATGAAAGGCTGCAGGGATGGTTCTCTTCCTAAGTAGTCAGTTATGATCTCAAGCGGATCTTCTGAGCCTCCTGGAGCCAATACCTGGAatgatgaaaaataatttttgagCAACTGTCATGAATGCACAATCAAATTAATACACCTAGAAGAGCATCATTGTACTGAATCGGTGACAATTAATATggaccggagggagtaccttATTTCTAAACCTCAGCCCTGCATGCTGATTTAGCAAGTCATCTTTAAACTTTGTCACGAATAGATCAGCAGCAAACACCTGCATGTTTTTATAAATCTATATCATTTTCTATCATTTCAGAATAAATGCTGGAAATAACAGGCCTCTAGAGTAGTGTTAGCTCAGACCTCGCTCCATATGTAACTGTAGCACACAGCGTCGTAGCCAACAGCAATACGAGGAAAGCATGAAGCTGGGCTGGTCCCTTCCAACAAAGGTATCCCCAACATTACCTGAAAAAGTAGCAATTCACCTTCAGTGGTCATAAGTAAAACTAAAAGTAGTGAATCAAAGATGGTTTAGAATGTACCTTTGGATGGAGATCTTTGATCAAGTCATCAATGTCCACATTCTCATTTGTATGTATTATCTGATCAACAAGGCCTGGTAAAAGCAAAAGTGCAGATGACAACTAAGGAACAAGAGGGCTACCATATATGGTACACACTTTTTGTCATAATTAAATAAAATAACAAGGATGAGAAAATAAACAAGGAAACTGGAATGAATTTATGCTGTTCAAATAGCAGTGTGCCTAATGGGTGTAAAATTAAGACATACTGTTACTATACTCAAGAAGGAGGATAATTGACAGGGACATGAAGTGTCGGGGAAGTTCGGGTGATGTTAGCAAAATATATCGGTTTGTAGGAGTATCAGAGCTAGATAATATTTTCAGAACTATTATTTCCATTTCCATGCTTTTAGAATAAAATATTGACTCACACAAAAGGATCTCTTGCTTCAGTTTCAGGCCAGCAAACATATCACGCCTTCTTTTCAGTGACTGGCAAGCTTCACTAGTGACAGACTTTGTAATGTCCTACAGTGATGAGAATAGAAAAGGCTTCAAGTACTAGTTGGAACAAGCTTCACCAGATTAACAAGAACTTgttgaagtttttttttttttttggttcgTCATCAGATTCACTTtatgcaaagaaaacagaaaatatgGTCATAGCAACCAGCTCCTATACTATTATTTTTAGCTTGGATTCTTGAGCCAGGCAAAGAAACAAACATTGTTTCTTATCCATGAACTCGGTAGCTGTAGTCCGGTTGTCCCATTGCCTGAACAACTCAACTGCCTTAATATTTCATACAGGTTACACACTAGAACCAGTTCTCTTACGCATTAATTCTTGTTCCTGGAAATTCATAGAGTTTGAAGATAGTTTCAGTACAAAAACATCATGTGATATTTTCATCACCTGATGGAAGCCGGACATCATTTTCAGAGAAATGCTCTCATAACACCTGTGATGGCAATGTTACATTACATGCAAGAAATGGTATCTTCCAAACAATTATACACAATATTAGCATGTTACTGACAAAAAAGAAATACGCCTACCAGTTCTCAAGTAACAGGCTTGGAATTTCAGCAAAGTCTCCCTCCAGACGGAGACTTGAAAATCTAGAAAAGGTGGCTCTGTTCGATATGTGATGAACCTGCAGGATATTGAAATGATTGGTACAATTACTTCTATTTAATATTGAGCATGCGAGTAGATAATTAACAGTTTGACATCGATCAGAACCCAGTTTCTCCTTTCAAGGGTAGAACTTAAAAGAGATTGTGATGATAAGAATATTTCTGGTTTAAGAATTTAATGCGAGAGAGTTGAGGTTAGTCTACCACGTGGCTGAATTCATGGAATATCCTGACAACTTCAGGGAACCGCAGCAATGCTGAATTCCCATCAAACTCTTTTGGGCATTGAGATAATAAGACTGCAACTGGAACCTGTCGCAACAATTACTGAATTAACAGAGTGAAATAATTTGTCATTGAAGTGGATTTCAGATGTATTTGCCATTGATTTTAGATATTACTACATAATTAGACACACCAGCATGTAACAGTTCAAACTGCCCAAAGTCTTCAATTaactatgctttagtaagaaaagCTTACATCACAaggttgactagtaaagtaataATCCTTTGAAAAAGTGGTTCTAAcaggaaaatcatgctaaaattacagTAACAAATATAAAGATTCTCTGAGTTACCTTACGTGAACCATTAGAACACAGGCATCCATTCTGAAGTGTCACAACACAGGTGTGGCCATATTTTCCTTCCCTGTAAAGCCAAGCTACGGATTAAATCATCTTGTTTGTCAGACAAGCTCACGTGGAAGTGCATGTGCTTCTGACTTCTGTATTGTGCTCTGTTAATTATTGTTCTTATTTCTTTCATGGGCTTTCAATCTGCATTTGTTTGAGACAATTTTTTTCTTGGAAATGTATGTTTGAGACCTAGGACAATTGGTTTCCCTCGGTTGACATCCATGACAAACCATGCAGCAGAGGTATAAGACAGGAACCAGCTTTCCCTAAATTTCCTAATTGAGAAGTTGCCGGTCGACTTTCGGTATTTATATTCAATTAAATTTTAAAATAGTATCATGATGGCAATAAATTTATTATGACTCCACTACTAACCATAGAAAACAAACCTGGAAAATATATCAAGAAAAAAGTAGCCCAAAAGATCACTTGAATTTGCATCCCGAACAGAAAAGAGACGAACTGTATCATGCCAAACCaccacatccttaatttcttcaaaTTGTAGTGCTGCCAGAGAAAACATGGCAAATATGTTCATACTCAATGATGGATATTTGTGTTGTATTGTTTAATGGGTAAAATTGTACCAAATAGATCCTGGAACATCTTCAACATTCCTGATATGACCAGCTTAACAGGGAAATATCGTTTAATTTCACCAATGTCAAGATCAACCTTGTGCTGTTCGGCTCTTTTCATGTAGTATAATAAATCTTCCATGCCAAATTGAgcatctccttcctccttcatCTGAAATTAGAAGACCAAGAACAAAGATTCAACTGATTAATTAAAAGAGCATGATCAAtcgaaaaaaatgaaagaaaccaAAAAGAGAGAGCTGTTTACATACCTTCAGATCTTTTAGTAAGGTAAGCTCTCTATTAGCAAGATCACCTAATTGTTCTGACATTTCCTCCAGAAATTCTAACACCTGTAGCGGAAAGACCTTTAGAACATGAGTGTTTACTTAGTGTCATACGCAGATGCAAGTAGACATGAGAAGAGATGCCTAAAACACCATCTGTTGAGCTCACTAGTTCAGTCTTGGTATGGAAGAATGCATTTGCTAGGCACAGTTAGCTAAAATTGGAAAATTTCAAGCAGATTTGACAACAGGAAAGTACAAACCTTCCTTGATGTCATTGGCATTCTTGGTTCAATAGCAAAATCAGAATAGTTGGAATACCCGAGCAATCTCGCAAGCCTGTGTCTTATCTGAACCTGAATATAAAAACTGTAAGCTGTCAGTTCCATGACTCCAGCCTACATTGAAATTATGCATGCAAAAGATGAAATTATAATTCCGTTTTGATCATTCAATAGTTACTTCAAACAATTTTAGTAAGGGTCAGTTCTTTTGGTGGCTTTTttgagcttctagaataagctgccccctacccagcttattctagaaggctAAACACAAATATTTTTTTAGAAGTCTACAAGTCAAGTCTTAATTAGCAgacttttaaaaaaataaatttgattgagcttctagaataagctgggtaggggaTAACTTagtccagcttattctagaagccagcaaaagaactggccctaagtATGGATATCAGTACCTTCCTTCACATTCCCCACCTGAATAACCTAAGAAGCTCACTTTCAACTAATCAAGCATAACTATTAACTAGTGCAATTGCCACATGTTGAAAGTAAAGTAATGAAATTCCCTATTTCAAGGATCTAGAACAATGCAAGCGAAGGTTATTAATAAATGCAATGTAGAATTGAGTGATGCTACACCTATGAGATGAAGTGAAATTGGTAACAAAAGATACAAGTTTATGAAGTTAAAGATACAGTTGGACATATGGGGGGATACCAATTTTTCCAGGATGGCCACATTCTGTTTTCCGCCTTTCTGGCCATAAGCAACAGCAATCAGCTTCCTGGTAGAACCAACCTTGACAACAATACAGAAAAACAAAGTTAGCAGCTACTGCATAGTACACACACATGGCTCTAGTAGAAAATTACCCTACTGTAAGTAATCTATATTATACTCCAGTATCAACTATTAAGTTGTCAAGTAACTGTTCACAGGGACACTAGACTAAAATGTACAGGTGCATGATAAGCAGAAATGTGGAACTGACCTTGCAATGTTCAAGAATTGGAGTGACATGGTAACTGGTCAACAGAACCTTGCGCTTTCCATCTGTTTCTTCCAGATCCTGAGTTGAACAGTAATAGTAAATGTTATTAGGAAGAAATGCCATGATTGTTTTGTGTCCACACTAAACacttactccctccgatccataatAAGTGTTGCAGTTTTAAACTAAGGTTGAACTAACCTTAGTTAAAAaatgcgacacttattttggatccaTCTAAACATGGAGTCAGAAAATGATAACAGATTGTTTCAACATCCCAAAGTCTGCATGTCATACTTCCAAAAGACACACTCATTTAAGCACAATGTTGGAAGGGTGATGTGAACCCTCTGAAGTTTGTTTACTGCATTGCATAGCTTACCTTTAAGAATTCAAGAGGCATTCCAGCTAATTCTTCCTCGCTTAACAGAACAAATTTGGTCAAATCATTCATGTTTTGAATATACTTCAAATTTAAGTCATCGATAAGAGATTTCAACTTCTCCATTTCTTTCCTCTTGTTTTGCGTTAGTTTTGCTCCGTTGCGTTCAAACTCTCTCACCTGTCAGCATAATGAGACAAGTCAGCAACCAAACCAACTGGGTCGAGCAGTTTCACAAAAATATTTGTATGCAACATTGTGTAGTCTCTATCCTTAAAAAAAAATTTAGCCAGTTTATAATTTCCACTTCAGCTTTGATCCAATATTAACAAAGAACTGAGATTTTCCCTGTGTGCTAACAATGACTATGAAGATTAAATTGAGTAGATGCAATGAGTGTCTAACAAGAATAATCAAAGTATATCctaaaaagaagatatatatggaCATCAACAATACTGAGACTGAGATAAATATGGACAAATGGATCCTAAAAAGAAGATATACAGCTTTCGAGTGTCATATACCAGGCACTGgacaaatcttgtttcttccggaCCTATTCTTTCACCTCTCTCTGTGAATGCCTTTACAACACGATACACATCCTCACGCTGCCTGGTCACCTTGCAGGAAATAACAAGATTCTTACACTACATGTTCAACATAATATATTTGATTAAAAAGGTCAGTAAAAGGGAATTCAGCTTCTTTTAAGAATGCTCATTTCcagtcatatatatccatatgatTTATAAAACAACGAAAAGGCTGGCACTGGGGTGATATTTCTATATTAGAAATGCTCACTGCACTGTGTGAATAGTTTGAGTATCATAGCTTCATAGCCATCAGGTTATGAACCAACATGCACAATTTCTCATGATTTTCAATAGTACATAAATGCCTGTTTGGAAAACCTATAATGGCCCATGGTAATATCCAACAGGTGATATAATAAATGTACATAACAATGCACCTGCACAGCAGAAAGTGGGAATCCAATCGCTTCTCTGCTTCAGCACTGGCCCTGCATAACTCTTCAGAAGGTGACACCATCCTTGGGAGCACACATGCTTGAACCAGAGGGAACTGCTGAGCATCTAATTCTGCCAGCGGTGCTATGGCATTAGCGAAGCTGACCTGCAACAAAACACATGATGCAGCCAGATAGAAATCTCAGCCAGTCTGTGATGTTCTCCGAGCACATGGTATATGAATATCAAGCTTGCATCCAGCAAGATCTAGTGTAGTTAATTTTATCCGGATGTATCCACGACACATGGTGAAATACTGACATGGTGTCTACTTCTGTACGACAATCAGATTGTGTGCGTGGAATGGAAATCGGAAACCACGCCAAGCCTTCAACACTAAAGTTACATTCCATAAAAAACAGACTGTTGATAAAAACGCACGCCTAGCCTTCCACATCAAAGCTGCATTCCGTTAGACAGCTGCTGATAAATGCAGTGGCATCACATTGTTGCGTACATACCTTATCAAGGGGGACTGCCGCCACGGCATCATATGTTTCCTTGGACTTGGCAATAATCCGGTCGGCCAATCTCTTGATCTCGGCTGCTGAGAGGTTGACCTGCGCACTAAACCCTGGAAGCTCTGCAACAAACCAAGACATTAACTACTCAGAAACCACACCAGCAAATATCCATGTCACAGTAAGAGCCAAATTCCCCGAACCAGAATTCCCCGAGTCTCGGGCGTCAATTTCGCACAGCGAAAGGGCGAAATAAACGCGACATATGCTACATTGCCGCGCGATTGAACAGAGACACCGTAGGCCTACGCAGCTCGAGCAACACCAGAGCGTCCACACGAGCTCGTATCCAAAATCCCCGAGGGTTTCGCGGCGCTCACCTTGCCGCTTCCTCCGGC
Coding sequences within:
- the LOC123445027 gene encoding probable thimet oligopeptidase, with the protein product MSPRRKERRVGVVAVAGAAALVAVGLNLAFSAVAAHRRRKRQELPGFSAQVNLSAAEIKRLADRIIAKSKETYDAVAAVPLDKVSFANAIAPLAELDAQQFPLVQACVLPRMVSPSEELCRASAEAEKRLDSHFLLCRQREDVYRVVKAFTERGERIGPEETRFVQCLVREFERNGAKLTQNKRKEMEKLKSLIDDLNLKYIQNMNDLTKFVLLSEEELAGMPLEFLKDLEETDGKRKVLLTSYHVTPILEHCKVGSTRKLIAVAYGQKGGKQNVAILEKLVQIRHRLARLLGYSNYSDFAIEPRMPMTSRKVLEFLEEMSEQLGDLANRELTLLKDLKMKEEGDAQFGMEDLLYYMKRAEQHKVDLDIGEIKRYFPVKLVISGMLKMFQDLFALQFEEIKDVVVWHDTVRLFSVRDANSSDLLGYFFLDIFSREGKYGHTCVVTLQNGCLCSNGSRKVPVAVLLSQCPKEFDGNSALLRFPEVVRIFHEFSHVVHHISNRATFSRFSSLRLEGDFAEIPSLLLENWCYESISLKMMSGFHQDITKSVTSEACQSLKRRRDMFAGLKLKQEILLCLVDQIIHTNENVDIDDLIKDLHPKVMLGIPLLEGTSPASCFPRIAVGYDAVCYSYIWSEVFAADLFVTKFKDDLLNQHAGLRFRNKVLAPGGSEDPLEIITDYLGREPSLQPFIQSRTRNTL